In Palaemon carinicauda isolate YSFRI2023 chromosome 28, ASM3689809v2, whole genome shotgun sequence, a single genomic region encodes these proteins:
- the LOC137622109 gene encoding leucine-rich repeat neuronal protein 1-like produces the protein MKKERKMKMAAQLRYILVTSTVYTCIISTAGMTTEEVKAYGYNSSCTENCICGVIRSSHLHQDLKTINCSFTGMKNFPEVLPKDLQALNLKGNSIFNVLDSISHLNELQELDLSGNRIKSFGRGEMFQNMSKLSYLNIGKNSVSTIFHDNLRGPKGLKHLILSNNKINYIEDEALIDLLNLQILDLEHNLLGSLYEEWFHGLGNLVALNLAHNRIHNIPSSVFRALVSLQRLHLSGNRISIVDPRAFSGLVSLQVLKMEDNLLSRVPTTAFQSLPLLETLTLDQNPLTKLKPLDFSHLSVTRISLSQMPELIIIDAKAFYSLDNITFIQITDNKKLTYIDPRAFKDVDSLLELQLHNNNIQGLQKEMLRFLPEGTQMSLYDNPFRCDCNIRWLHNLISDKDEANLTIVEPEHMVCQTPPNLAHKLLKDLDIMKIPKVCIPNILNLTRTETVMGKVGEKKILECRALGYPIPNLYWKLPDGTYVNSTLNEVRRRFFSPGTLIYYHLQPTDGGKYTCFAFNSVGKTNFSIALNVTGIDIHLFPIRVSSTFVTLVWNGTERRAFPTYKITVTEVDDNGTEIEKLDTRTASSLRKRFTISRLQPETHYKFCLGYEDNSGYWLLISCCFTNTQDIEFMLQGISRTSNVAVAAVVGIILVMTVVVCLVSVLSRKYRHRMYETPDKSTDGSIIPLDNLYRPLLMGS, from the coding sequence atgaaaaaggaaagaaagatgaaaatggCGGCCCAACTTAGATACATTTTGGTGACATCAACCGTCTACACCTGCATAATCAGTACGGCTGGCATGACAACAGAAGAAGTAAAAGCATATGGCTACAACTCCTCGTGCACTGAGAATTGCATTTGCGGAGTCATTCGTTCCAGCCACCTGCACCAAGATTTAAAAACCATAAATTGTTCCTTTACAGGGATGAAGAACTTTCCAGAAGTACTACCCAAGGACCTGCAAGCACTAAACCTCAAGGGTAACTCCATATTCAATGTGCTTGACAGTATTTCTCACCTTAATGAACTGCAGGAGCTTGATCTGTCTGGAAACAGAATCAAGTCTTTTGGTAGAGGTGAAATGTTCCAGAATATGTCGAAATTGAGTTACTTGAATATTGGTAAAAATTCAGTTTCCACCATCTTCCATGATAATCTAAGAGGCCCCAAAGGCCTAAAACATCTAATACTTTCTAATAACAAAATTAACTACATTGAAGACGAAGCTCTAATCGACCTGCTTAATCTACAGATACTCGATCTCGAGCACAACCTCCTTGGATCACTATACGAGGAATGGTTTCATGGACTAGGAAATCTAGTTGCTCTAAACCTTGCACACAACAGAATCCATAACATTCCATCATCGGTTTTCCGAGCTCTAGTTTCTTTGCAAAGACTTCACTTGTCAGGAAACAGGATTTCTATtgtcgatccaagagcattttcaGGTCTAGTGAGCCTTCAAGTCTTAAAGATGGAGGATAACCTCCTTTCAAGAGTGCCAACAACTGCTTTCCAGAGCTTACCATTGCTGGAAACTTTAACACTGGACCAAAATCCCCTTACAAAACTGAAACCCTTGGACTTTTCGCACCTCAGCGTTACCAGAATCAGTTTAAGTCAGATGCCAGAACTAATCATTATTGATGCCAAAGCCTTCTACAGTCTAGATAACATTACTTTCATTCAAATAACAGACAATAAGAAACTCACTTACATTGACCCTCGAGCCTTTAAAGACGTCGACTCTCTTTTAGAATTACAACTTCACAATAATAACATACAAGGTTTGCAAAAGGAAATGCTTCGATTTCTACCAGAGGGTACACAGATGTCCTTATATGACAACCCTTTTCGATGTGACTGTAATATCAGATGGTTACATAATCTGATTTCGGACAAAGATGAAGCTAATCTAACAATTGTTGAACCTGAACACATGGTATGTCAAACTCCACCTAATCTAGCACATAAATTACTTAAGGATCTAGATATCATGAAGATTCCAAAGGTGTGCATTCCCAACATACTCAACTTAACAAGGACGGAAACTGTCATGGGAAAAGTGGGAGAAAAGAAGATTCTCGAATGTAGAGCTCTCGGATATCCTATTCCCAACTTGTATTGGAAGTTGCCAGATGGAACGTATGTCAATTCAACTCTAAATGAAGTACGGCGAAGATTCTTTTCCCCAGGGACTCTGATATACTACCATTTACAACCCACAGATGGTGGAAAGTACACCTGCTTTGCCTTTAATTCAGTTGGCAAAACCAacttttccattgccctcaatgTGACAGGAATTGATATACATCTGTTTCCAATACGTGTTTCATCTACATTTGTTACTTTAGTTTGGAATGGAACAGAACGCCGAGCTTTTCCAACGTACAAGATCACAGTTACAGAAGTTGATGACAATGGTACAGAAATTGAAAAACTGGACACCAGAACAGCGAGTTCTCTCAGGAAGAGATTTACGATTAGCCGCCTACAGCCTGAAACGCACTATAAGTTCTGCCTGGGCTATGAGGATAACAGTGGCTACTGGCTTTTGATTTCCTGTTGCTTCACAAACACTCAAGATATTGAATTCATGTTACAAGGGATTTCTAGGACTTCAAATGTCGCAGTGGCTGCAGTAGTTGGTATAATACTGGTAATGACAGTAGTGGTATGTCTAGTGTCAGTATTATCGAGAAAATATCGCCACCGGATGTACGAGACACCCGACAAGAGCACGGATGGATCTATCATTCCTCTTGACAATTTGTATAGACCACTTCTGATGGGATCATGA